CAGTTCAAGAGGCAAGTGTAACTGCCCCctatgtgtattttgatgaGTGAATGACGATCCCCATGGTTTTCTTGTAGGGAGTTTGAATACGACAAGACAATGCGCATATGGGAAGTTCTGTGGACTCACCATCTGAGCGAACACCTGCTCCTATATGTCTGCGTTGCCATTCTCAGGAGATATCGTGCGAAGATTATGGAGGAGCAGATGGATTTTGACACTCTcctaaaattaatcaatgaattgAGTGGTCAGATCGACCCTAAGAGAAGCTGAAGCCGTGTGTATATGTGCCGGTGAGAATGGCGCTGCTTGTATCCCTCCTGGAACCCCATCTTCTCTACCAGTCGAAGATGGCTCGCTATATCCCCAGCTTGACGATGAAATCTTGTAGATGATTCGTGGTTGTTGTTTATTAATCTTTTTCAACATTGTGAATATATTTGGCGCCATTGcacttattattttattataatgagGAATGATATGTGACTCTTTTTTGACATTCGGTTaacatttttcatttcaatttatatatttaattcaattttaattttataaaattcataaaatcaaaGCTCACATTTTGATTTATGAAATTCCTAAATGAAATGCTTAAATAGATGTCAAACAATTCCTCTTAGATTTGGGGATCGATTGATTCATATTGTTAAACCCTAGTTAAAATTTACAGGGATTTATGGCTCAGTAATGTCTAACGTGGTGGTTGTCGACAACGGCGGAGGGCTGATCAAAGCTGGCATCGGCGGCGAGCGCGACCCCGCCTGCGTGGTACCGAACTGCACcgcccgcccctcctcctccaAAAAATGGCTCCTCGCCGACCAGCTCCTCTCCCCCTCGGAAGACCTAACCTCCGCCACCCTCCGCCGCCCCATGGACCGCGGCCACCTCATCAATCCCGACCTCCAGTCCTCTCTCTGGGCCCACCTCTTCACCAATCTCCTCAAAATCAACCCCTCCGCCTCCTCCCTCCTCCTCACCGAGCCGCTCTTCACGCTCCCCTCGATCCGCCGCGCCGTCGACGAGATCATCTTCGAGGACTTCAATTTCCGCGCGCTCTTCGTCGCCGACTCCCCGTCGCTCGTCCCTCTCTACGAGGCGTCGCGTCGCCCCTCCGCCCTGCTGTCGAGGGCGCGGTGCAGCCTCGTCGTCGACTGCGGGTTCAGCTTCACGCACGTGGCGCCGGTGCTGCAGAATTTCACGCTCAATTACGGGGTGAAGAGGCTGGATCTCGGCGGGAAGGCGCTCACCAATTACCTCAAGGAGCTCGTCAGCTACAGGAGCGTGAATGTGATGGATGAGAGCTTCATTATGGATGATGTCAAGGAGAAGCTCTGTTTTGTCTCCCTTGATGTCCACAGGGACCTCAACATTGCAAGGTCTgctattcttttcttttttttttgttttcaggAGATTTCGATTTGTCTCTTTCAGCTTTGGTAGTTTGATGCTCCCTCCGTATGGAACTAGACTAATTGGGGATGGAACGAGTTTTAATGAGTAATTGGTAAAATtttagagaagaagaaaaaatagttcAAATAATGTAGTGGACGCAGGGTCTcatgaatgataaagtaaaaaaggagaaaaaagttTTCATAAATGTATATtgactatttctatgggacgacggacgaaaaaagaaattcaGCCTATATAATGCTGGTATCTGCTTACTTGATTGAAATCAGAAGTGATGGTTGGAGCTATTTGGTTAGTGGATAATGTTCACTAATCTGTAGACCTCAGTGAAGGCACTAACACATAAAAGTAATCACCttttgacatgaaagaaatatagtactccctccatccctcaCTAAGTGAAGCATTTTTTCGGCACGgaatatataagaaaatgagGTTTTGTTAGTTAAgtggaaaaaataaagtaagatagatgaaAAATAGAGAGGAAATGACTCGCCTAGCTTGGGATGGCCGAAAAAGGAATATGCAAGGGACAGAGGGAGTCTGGTACTTATTATGTGTatgattcatttttatgttttgcTACAGATTAACAGCATAATATGATTACAAGCTGACCATTATTTGACAATGTGGGCTATAGGCTGAAAGGATATTTGATATCTATCTGTGTGTCTGGGACTGGGACTTCTATAATATCCATTTGATGGTTAACATTAATACGTTTATTACCATATTTAGGTAATTGCCTTGTACAATCATGTGATGCAATCTTCCCTTTTAAAGTTTTCTATGATCAGGAATATATTGTGGTATTGAACGACGTTTTGTGATGGAGTTGTGCAGTAGATTTTTTCGTGTAAGACTTGAGAACCGTTTCCTTATTTACTTGCTTGGAATCAAATTTCAGGAGACCTGGAAAAAACAATTTGTTTAGGTGTAGTTATGTGCTTCCAGATGGCATTACTCATATGAAGGGATTTGTGAAAGATGTTGATGAAACAAAGCGATACTTAGCCTTGGATGAAAATGAAGCCCCTTCTTCCCCTGAAGAAGGAAAGGATTATGTCGACCTACAGGATGGTAGTGACAACCCCCAGCACAAAAGAAGCACTGACCTAACAAATACTGTAGAGATTTCTCTCTTCATAATGTTTGAAATCTATCCATTTTCAAACTTATAGTAATCATCCCTTTCCGCAGGAATTTTCCTTGACGAATGAGCGGTTCCTCGTCCCAGAGATGATATTTCGACCAGCTGATTTGGGTAGCGCTTCCAGTCCATATTTTGCCTTTACACATTAATACGTATGATTTAGGTCGTTACATAAGCATGTTTTGTTTTAACCGCTCTGTTTTCTAGCAAAAACCCATAATTTTGTGGTTTCTTTTATCCGTCATCATTCAGAATGATTCATTCTATTTCACAAACTGCACCAGGATATAAAGTTATTGATGATGTTCATTTGTTAACTATTTTTCTCAGGAATGAACCAGGCCGGACTTGCGGAATGCATTGTTCGAGCAGTTAATTCGTGTCATCCTCATCTTCACCCTGTGTTATATGAGAGGTAATGATGCTGGATTGTCACCTGTTATGTGCTCAATAATTATACTTTGAGTTTGACCTAAAATATTGTTCTGATATTACCAAATGTTTCTTTGTCTATGATGTGTAGTATCATTTTGACTGGTGGAACCACATTATTCCCTCGATTTTCCCAAAGATTGTAAGCATCATTTGTGTGCTCAGATTAAAAATGGCTCTCCATGATCACTTATTCTGATAGCTTGTTATGTTACCAGAGAGAAGGAGCTCCGGCCTTTAGTCCCAATTGAATATGAAGTGAAGATCACTACTCAAGAAGAGTGAAGTCTTTTTTTTCAAGAACTATTCATAAATTTTGTATGTTTTACTGTTAATAATACTATGTTACCTTTCTTCCACAGTCCAATATTAGGTGTTTGGAGAGGGGGGTCACTCTTGGCATCTAGTCCTGATTTTGAATCAATGTGTGTCACAAAGGCTGAGTACGAGGAGCTGGGATCCGCTAGGTGTCACAGGAGATTCTTTCACTAGCTTAAAGATCATTAAGGTTATCCCTACAGTTTTTTTCTTTGCAACTCTCCTTCTCTTGGTTGACTAAATAAGTGAACTTTACACTGTTATATAAGTAAGAACTGCATGTTATTTTACCaataatgaaatgaaaaatgCCCTTACTTGACTCACCCTGCTTATTAGACATGTTTTATTAGAATCTCAGCAATGGAAATAGATTGGATATGCAAAAAATGTGGCTCCATTAAATTTCTCATAGCTTAGACTCCGTGTCATTCTAAGTCTACATTAGGGATGAACATTAATGTTGCATTACCTTTAAATATCTGATTTGTCAGTGATAGCCAAACATGGGTTTGAAGCTAGTAGACTCCAATAGCATGTTGGAGGATGGAGTTAACAATCACACCCTCGTGTTTGGTTGAAGAGATTCATATCCCGAGATTGTAACACCTCTGTTTGGTTTGGGTTGCATAAAGTATAGATAGGCAATACGGAATGACGGTTGTGTCCTCAAATATTTGTTAAAAATCCCAATTTGCCCTCGTCATCCCTAAATTGGGGCTGCCAATTTAATACTCGTCAAACCCTAGCTCCCGCCCACGCAATTGATTCCGAAGGACTTCTCAATCACCTTGTGGAATCGACGACGGCGAACGAAGGTTGAAGCTCCACCGCAGGTCTGTTTATTCGGTTATCAGAAGTAGTTAGGCTGTTTTGCGTATGTGACTGTTGCTACCAATCTGTGTTACGTATTATTTGATGAACATTGATGCCGGCGAAAGTGAAGATCATGGTTTCGCCGTTTCGGTATTGTGTCAACCTACATCCATACATTTAGATGGTTTATTGTGTTTGTTATTTGCTTTCTTTGTTGCATATAAAACCAGGAAATAAGTATCACAATTGCTTCATCCTATGGCATCTCAACACCGAAGCGTTAATGACTATGACGGGAGTCCATTACCAGAGGGTAATGTCTTCATCTAAGCTCCGTTCTTTTGCGTAGGAGTTACGGACGTGATAGTGCCCTGCTTTTTTCGGTGCAGGTAGCTCAGATATGGTTCCCAACAAAGGGGTAATAGCAGCTGCAGGTGCAGGTGCAAGACGTTGTTGGACAGAACGTGAGGAGACTATTCTTATGTCAGCCATGAAAGAGTTGGCTGCAACCGGTTGGAAGTCCGATAATGGGTTTCGTTCAGGTTATCTAACTCGTGCTCTGGAGGCACTTAAACGTGAATTTCCAAAAACTGATATTTGTGTTCACCCTCACATCAAGTCAAAAATCACCACCTGGAAAAAGAATTACTACTCTCTAATGCAAATACTTGACCGTAGTGGAGTTGGTTTCAATGCGGATGGTGACTTCAAGATAGACATCGATGATGAACAATGGACATAAGTTGTGAAGGTATAACTATTCAAATTTTGTGTTTGGATATAGTAGTATGTGCTTATGCAAGTGTGTTTTACTTTCCCACCTGTTTCTGTTATTATGGTGTTTGATTATCCACGGTTAGCTTCCGTTTAAATGATTCACGCATTAGTACCATGAGTAAGTGAGTTTGGTAATTGTGGCTGCCTGTTAAAGTTGCAACTTTAACTTTATTAGTATTTGAAGTCTTATTTTCAATTGGCTGTACACATGGTTATTGGTGTCTTTTGTTGAATGTGTCTTCAGAAAGACAGCAATGCCAAGTACATGAGGAATAAGTCGTGGCCAATGTTCAATGACTGGAAGGAGATTTTCGGCAAGGACCGTGCAGATGGGCTTAAGAGAATGGACACCGGGGAGGCTGTTCAAAAGATATATGGTTCTAAGGCTGATGTTGGTTCAAGTTCAGCCAACTCTTCACCAATTACCTTAGATGAACTATTCCCAGATGAAGTTTTTACTGGAGGTGTAGTGCCTGAGATGGTAGATGAGAGCACCTCGACCCCGGCACCAGCGAGACTACCTGCGAGGGTACCAACCAAATTGTATCCAAAAAAGAGGAAGACCGAGGACAAGATGGACAATGTCCTTGCTTTGATGAATCGCATCCATGAAGACACCAATGAGCGGCTGAAGGACATATCTAACTGAATTGGTTATGAGTTTGATTTAAGCACAAAGAGAACCGAGGTCTTCAACCAGCTGAAAGGCATGGCCGAGCTCACCATCAAACAACAGTTTTATGCGGCAAAGAAGTTAGTAAAGGAGCCAGAGCTAATGGATCTGTTTAGGGGATTGGATGAATGGGCACAGCTGGCGTTTGTGCTTGATCTCCTGGAGACGGATGGAATGATTTGAAATTGGTGAAGTATGTGGCTTttgtatgtattttgttaactATCGGGGTTATAACTTTACGCCTGTGTATGTTTATTACGGCGCATGCATCGGTTTGCAATATGGCAACTAATTTTTTTGGCTTGTGACTTTGGGATGCATAGCCATATTTTGTATTATGGATTATGACTGTTATCACTCCAGCAGATGAGAAGGTATTTCGCATATAAGGTGCACTTGTTCATGTTAGCTGCTTCGAATCATTTTTTGGTCTTTGTTTTTTCACTTCCAACACAACACTCGTTTATTATACTtataattcaataaatcaatgATGCATCGAAGTGAATGGCATTTGTCAAAGCTGGAGAGAAGTTATTCTAAAATTCCATTACATATTGGATCAGGCAATCACCCGATGAGGTATGTCAATTGTAACTGCATTTTTTTTGCCTTTACCGAGTTGATATTGCGGCATAATGTTGTAGGAATGTTGTCATCAAAGTAATACAAATACGAGTGATTATGACATTGATACGAAACATTAACCATATCTAAAGCCCACGTAGCACTTACATCAAGCATTATAAACGATCAACTGACATTGTCACATACATTACGCCACAGAAGTTACTACAACTGCATATAGCTACGTACTTCATTCCAACGACCTTAAGGACGATCAAACCACACTTCAAATTGGAGGTAGTCGCTACAAGTTATTAGTTGAATTCAGTACAAGAATAGGACAATTTCATACATATTATTGTAAGATACCCATCGAGTTACCATGTCATCCTTGCATCGATCCTGATTGAAAACCTTCATGAAAGCCGGCAGCGTTGGGTTGTCCGGGTCCTCATCCGCCATAGCTATCTCAATTCAAGATGAGCGTGGCTTTGCATCGGCTAGCGCATTTATTGGAATTCCTCTATGAACCAACTCCTAATACATTGAATATTATGCAAAGATTATTCAATGGTGAGTGTCTGCAAAAGCTGTCGACTGGATGAATGCATTGAACCAAGGCATTTGACTATTTGTGAACATGTTGGTAAGCACGAGTTGGGGTATTGATATGGTTGTGCAGTTAcaacaatgaatatttgattaatAGTTTTGTATTGTATTTCTATGTAGACACATACAAATGGTGGGATTATAGTACAAATTAACAAATTGAGTGATTGTAGTTTGATTACGTACAGTGGGAGTAAGTTTACAAAGATTGTGTGAAGGTGGCTACACAACGTTACTTGAGTCGCCGGAAACCACAGTAGATTGAGTTTATGTAATATTAACAATACAATACTTACTACTTAATAGAAGCAACAAACTTGTTGCTTTCATAAAAAGTCATTTGATAAAAGCCACAACATTACATAAGATTGGTCTAGACAACGTAACGGACAGGGTGGAAACAACATTAGATTTAAAGTACCAACGATGATGAACTAATACAAACAGACGAATCACACGATCAACCACGCAAGGTCCTGATCACGGTCGATCAAACCACACATAGAATTGTATATCTTGCGCATCGACGAGCTTAAAATGGCATCGAACACCCGGGAATAAAGCGTTATCATCTTTAAAGCGACGCCAACCGTGCTTGATCCAGATCTTGCCCGAACTATGTTTGAGGAAGAGCCGCCAAGTTTGGCCTTCACCAAGGAAATGCACGACATCCTGCTGAGGAGCGGAACTGACGTGGAGTTGCCAAAAGTCTTTCAGAATTTCAATGGTTCGCTTGATATTTGACTTAGTAAGCTTCAACGTCCATGTGGGATACTCATCAGCCTCAATCGCACCCTTATCGTCGTCGTAGTCACTGTCTTCCACTGAATCCGATTCAACGTCGGATGGGGCATAGTCGTCCGACGAATCTATGTCTGGAGTGTATATCTGTTCGTCCTCTTCCTCCTCGGACAACGCTACAAAACCAATTATAACTTAATGTGCACATGAAAATTTATTAAGGATGTTACATGCTTACTAATAACGTCAATTAGATATTTTTTCAAATGCAACTCACAAATAAGATCGCTTCGCGGTGGGCATCCGGACCCCGACTTG
This portion of the Salvia splendens isolate huo1 chromosome 10, SspV2, whole genome shotgun sequence genome encodes:
- the LOC121751596 gene encoding actin-related protein 6-like isoform X2 → MIRIYGSVMSNVVVVDNGGGLIKAGIGGERDPACVVPNCTARPSSSKKWLLADQLLSPSEDLTSATLRRPMDRGHLINPDLQSSLWAHLFTNLLKINPSASSLLLTEPLFTLPSIRRAVDEIIFEDFNFRALFVADSPSLVPLYEASRRPSALLSRARCSLVVDCGFSFTHVAPVLQNFTLNYGVKRLDLGGKALTNYLKELVSYRSVNVMDESFIMDDVKEKLCFVSLDVHRDLNIARRPGKNNLFRCSYVLPDGITHMKGFVKDVDETKRYLALDENEAPSSPEEGKDYVDLQDGSDNPQHKRSTDLTNTEFSLTNERFLVPEMIFRPADLGMNQAGLAECIVRAVNSCHPHLHPVLYESIILTGGTTLFPRFSQRLEKELRPLVPIEYEVKITTQEDPILGVWRGGSLLASSPDFESMCVTKAEYEELGSARCHRRFFH
- the LOC121751596 gene encoding actin-related protein 6-like isoform X1 — translated: MIRGIYGSVMSNVVVVDNGGGLIKAGIGGERDPACVVPNCTARPSSSKKWLLADQLLSPSEDLTSATLRRPMDRGHLINPDLQSSLWAHLFTNLLKINPSASSLLLTEPLFTLPSIRRAVDEIIFEDFNFRALFVADSPSLVPLYEASRRPSALLSRARCSLVVDCGFSFTHVAPVLQNFTLNYGVKRLDLGGKALTNYLKELVSYRSVNVMDESFIMDDVKEKLCFVSLDVHRDLNIARRPGKNNLFRCSYVLPDGITHMKGFVKDVDETKRYLALDENEAPSSPEEGKDYVDLQDGSDNPQHKRSTDLTNTEFSLTNERFLVPEMIFRPADLGMNQAGLAECIVRAVNSCHPHLHPVLYESIILTGGTTLFPRFSQRLEKELRPLVPIEYEVKITTQEDPILGVWRGGSLLASSPDFESMCVTKAEYEELGSARCHRRFFH